cagactcggcagcacgaattgagatcggcaggtcattccaccaggtaggaacggtccaggaaaatgtccgtgagagcgattttatgcctctttgggatggaaccacgaggcgccgctcgttcgcagaacacaagcttctggagggtgtgtaagtctgagcaagtgaatttaggtatattggtgccgagccagaggttgttttgtaggcgataactagtgccttgaatttgatgcgagcagccattggcaaccagtgcagtttgatgaagagaggcgtaacatgcgctctcttcggctcattaaagaccactctcgccgctgcattctggatcagctgcaagggtttgatagtgcatgctggaagcccagccagaagagcattacaataatccagtctggagagaacaagagcttgaaccaggagttgtgcagcctgttctgataggaagggtctaatctttctaatgttgtataaagcaaatctgcaggaccgggctgttgcagtaatgtggtcagtgaagtttaactggtcatcaatcacaactccaaggtttcttgctgtccttgatggagttatggtcgatgaaccaagctgaatggagaaattttgatgaagtgctgggttgtttgagaaaacaagtaattctgtctttgcaagattgagtttaagatgatgctctttcatccagtcagaaatgtctgtcagacaggcagcgatacgaacactgactgtaggatcatctggttgaaatgagaagtagagttgagtgtcatccgcatagcagtgataggagaagccgtgtttctgaatgacagaacctaatgatgacatgtagatggagaagagaagtggtccaaggactgagccctggggaaccccagtagctagattataagacttagacacttcacctctccatgacaccctgtaggacctaccagagaggtaagacctgaaccactggagagcagatcctgagatccccgtcctcttaagtgttgacaggaggatctggtggttaactgtgtcaaaagcagcagacagatccagcagaatgagcactgaggatttggaagctgcttttgccagtctcagtgcctcagttaccgagagcaaggccgtctcagtcgaatggccgcttttgaagccggattggttgttgtctaggaggttgtcctgttcaagaaacctagagagttgattgaacacaactcgctcaagggtctttgcaatgaaaggcagaagggataccggtcggtagttttctaaaagtgctggattcagagagggtttcttaagcagtggggttacccgagcctgcttaaatgctgtgggaaaggttcccgtgtgaagagaagtgttgacaatttgagtgagtgcaggagtgattgaagaagaaatagcctgaaggaggtgagtgggaataggatcaagtggacaggtagtagggtgattggaaaggatgagtttagaaatatctgcctcggagagtggagagaaggatggaagcgtgttcgtgttagttgttgagatgtgcgtgtcagttagtgatgaggagaactgtttgctaatgagagctgttttgttggtgaaaaatgatgcaaagtcatcagctgtaagagttgatgaaggagggggaggaggtggacaaaggagagaggagaatgttttatagagttggcgagagtcagagcaattgttgattttgttgtggtagtatgttgttttagcagtggagacatttgtagagaaagaagagagaagagactgataaaaggcaaggtcagtattgtttttagatttatgccatttcctctctgccgccctgagtccagagcgatgttcacggagaacttcagacagccagggggcagatggggtggggcgggctggtctggatgaaagggggcaaaaactgtctaaggaggatgttagagtggagcaaagagtgtcagtagcactgttagtgtccagtgctgagaactgagctggtggagggagtgaagatgaaaccatagtggataggcgagagggagagagtgagcgtagattacgccgaaaggtaatctgtgtaggagtgcgtgttgtatcaggagtcagtatgaggttaaagcctagttcacactgcccgatttttgccccgattttgagtcgccgacaggttttgtgaaatcgccgacaaatgcccgagatcacaggcaaatcggtgctcgtgcacgcgagtgacaatcacgcagtgtgaataatcaaagacgcgatcagagagaatcgccgacgagtcgccgacgcctgtgagatatttggcatgcttaatatctggacctgtcggcgattgaaactcctgctgtgtgaacagcgttctgactgaaaattacaccgacagccaatgagagagtgagatacagggcagcaggaggttcaggcagaattatagagcagaatttcagtattttaatagatatatttacaattctatcaaacagaaacaaaggccaaacatttgcacatccagccatagcagcagcacattaaataattatttatttacctcaaactgtctttgcagaacaaaatcctggctccctctgtctctccaacaatatcttccgccataatcttttttctttttctccacaaatcagcgcacatacaatttgaagcaaactttgtgcagtttatcatttttaataacaattccaagtctcgcgcgagaactccggtctgacgcacgtgtgatctcgcgttgtttacttgtcacatcgcacgtgtgtttgggaaacgtagtttgcgcaccggagagagagagttgtcggcgattcttcctcttgttcagtcatgcagtgtgaactcctctgtcgtcaaaccatcgtgcagtgtgaacatagcagtgactgaatgataccccagatagtcatgcagtgtgaatagagcagtgacccgacgagtttgaaaatcgtgcagtctgaactaggcttaagagtgatgagaaagtggtctgaggtgtgtaatggagtaactaaagtgttgtccgtggagcagttgcgtgtgtagaccaggtctaattggttacctgatctgtgagtagccgtagtagatactaacttaaggtcaaatgaagtcagtagagtgctgaagtctgcagctaggtgtttatcaagatggatgttgaagtcgccaagcagaatcagtggagtgccatcctcagggaagctagaaagtaacacatcccaCATCCAACACATCCAACAGATGTATGCAAAGTGTtgaattcttatttatttaaaaaaaacaattgtgcattcaaatctaaaatataatttagggctcgacattaagcatgcTCATGTCTCTCCTTCGGATAAGTTAAatggtcattcacttgtccgagtaaaaaatgtgcttgtccggaacaaagttagatttgtgtgtgtgtgtgtgtgtgtgtgtgtgtgtgtgtgtgtgtgtgtgtgtgttgtaaatataacttattctgaagcaatattctcagtgttcaatcagctttgacatattttaaatctgcatattagtgatattttacctttataaagGGTATTTTCCAGAtacgaatgtttaatcagtcagcgagctctgcttcaccttcatgttgctctggttggtgtagtgctatcctatcgtgtgcagagggagtttgaaagacaaccgtttatccgcccctcagattgagctgtctatggtgagtttccagaccaaacatcttgatgtgggtctggcttgtcaggctagcattttcccctaatcttattaaatataagctatgcttcaggtttcatattatattcttaaattctTAAAAAGACACTAAAGggatgttaccaatcaaattaaattatttacccAGAAATTattactgcattaaataatgttgagatttgtatttttgaataaacaaaataaatgttgaaaaatataggaaaccaccagtaggtggcagtaggtgagtcttaatgagtgagtcattgagtcattaattAAAACGATTCATTAAAACGACTGATTCCTTtaagaatgaggcagtcgtttacgaacaggttaTTGAATTCAACTTTGATTCAACCACTGAATCGGTCAAAACACGTGAGACgtgttatggttctgctgtttggaacttttttgcttggaatctttgtttggaacttTTTTTGcagctgaaataaaacaaaaagactcaatattgcatcttaaatgtaagtaactaatgttaatgattgtttatggagctgtcataggAAATCAGGTTAATTTTTCCGATCCCCGATCCAGCTTTGTCGTCAGTATCGCGGCTGATATCCGATCCTAATATCGGATCGGTGCACCCCTAGGAATGACCAAAACAGCGCTTCAGATGCTTTGCGAGCATGATTTTTCCGCTGGTTAGTACAGTTATGCTGTTACATCGCGAAAGTCCCATTATTATTTGTATGCGCATCAAGGAATTTATTCAGTTAATGCATTTCCATCGTCGTTTATGCGTATGttttcacatgatccttcagaaatcaatcgaatatgaggatttgctgctcaagaaacatttctgattctcAGTGCTGAAACCagtttatatttttgtggaaactagGATACTCTAATGAATAGGATCACTTTGCATAACCATCAGATCCCCACAGAAAGCATCACATTTCTAAATCTATAGATGAATGGATGCAAGTCAAGACTCTGTAATATTCTATCAAACAAAATTGTCTTTTTAAAGATTGGAGGTTAAATGTGCCACCACATTTAGGGGGCATTACCCCACAAACGGTGTAAGCGAACTCTGGGTTGTTTAAACAGAAGGGAGAAATGCCAGAAGGTCAATGATTAAACTCCTCTGTGAGTATAAATACTGGAGTGGATGAACGTCCTCCTCACATTGTGTTGAGCTTCTCAAAGCGGTCTACAGCTCTTGCCCATCCGGTCAGATCAGCAGCAGACATGGCCTTCAGCGGAACATGGCAGGTGTACACTCAGGAGAACTACGAGGAGTTTCTTAGAGCTATTCGTGAGTATTTGCGCCCCATTTATCAGAGCCTAAGAATAATCCCAAAAGCACTGCATGATAGCAGCGGATTCCACACGACGCTGTTGGGAAATTACCCGTTACTATATTTAATAAGTCAAATGGAATGAAAAATAGTTTACAAAATTAACTATTTAAAATTGGTGTTAAAATATACTTAACCTAAACCTAACCTAAAAGCAATGAAACTATAATAGATTATTTTTTCtcctcatgtatttatttacttatccCTGACATGTTGACTATGGTTTGGCTATATGTACTCTTGTGTACAATATGTTTTATTCTAAttcaacaataataatacattttaaaaaagatgGGAAATACTAAGGTTTTGGGAAATACTATGCTCGTTTCCACCatgaataaaaaaggtaattgcgagttatcatctcataattctgactttattcctCGCAATTGTGTGATGTAAACTAGCAGATGCGAGTTATagagtcagaattgcaagatataaattGAGAATtgagagaaataaagtcagaattgcaagataaaaAGATGCGATTGcctttatttttattctgtatttgttttaaagatgcctttatttttattctgtggcagaaacaagcttccatgtACACCATATGGGATGTAATGGGCTAATCAATTCATAATCATCTCATTTGAATAGTCTTTGTATATGGAGGACAAAACctgcaaaaacaataaatacacaaataaataaatacacaaatttctacataaatatattatatatataaataaatgtacaaataaatacataaatccaCATATTcctgtataaataaaaatattaataattaaatgtgtgaggatataaataatgaaatgttgAGGGAAATTAAACACAATGTTGAATGAAATGCTAAACTGAAGGTTgaattttttcattttaaagtttatttatttttgaatgtagctctgcatttattttttctttggaGCAACATGCTAATGAGGAGGTGTCAATCAAACATCAGGAGGCGGtctgcataaataaatacagagcaacactcaaaaataaaataaaaacggttacattttcagtttagcgttttctttaacattttttatttcctcaaaacatttgttttatttttttatctccaCACTTTAACCTGTATGTGCTGTTGGGGACGTTGTCATACCAAAACACAGACAAAATGactattttcaatataaaaagtgattgtggactggatatttttttaccttttatcaCAGTATTGGACATGTCAAACATTGGCTTTGATGCAGTgatagtttttgtgcagcattagatatatttttttctccctcGTTTACTGTTCatggctgtttttgccccattgactaATCATTTTAACCACGTTGTTTGATTGACACTATACTCATGCATTTTTGATTGTTGGTGGTTTTCCCTGTTGAGAAGaggttacatttgtaatttttaCAGTTGATCACCAGGTGGCACTATTAAccctttagattttttttattttatttttttattttttaatgaaattagtTTATGGCTTTTATATGGAGTATAACAGCATACAAATGAGGGAGGAAAACATTTAAATCTGATTGCTGCACAAAAACTACCAATGCATCAAAGCCAATGTTTGACATGTCCAAGACTGTGATAAAAGGTAAAGAAAACCCAGtccacaatcactttttatttagaaaataagtCATTTATGTGTTTTATCCCACAAATCAGTGACATCATTTACAAACTTTGCAATTAAAGAGTAAAAATCCTAGAtttgttttaaacatttagaaGTTTTGACTAGGGTTTATTATAAGATGTATGCAAAAAAAGGGGGGAAATACATTTATATGATACTTTTTTACAGCAGCTTAATTTAGTGGATGTTTTCATCCACGAACATAACAGTGAATTTGaccgtatttatttattgtttttgcagGTTTCGTCCTCATATGTGTCGTGATTGTATTAGGTGACTCAGTATCTGTGTGCTTCTGTTCCTTCAGCTCTGCCAGAAGATATTATTAAACTGGCCAAGGATGTAAAACCAGTGACAGAAATACAACAAAACGGCAACGACTTCACCATCACATCCAAGACACCCGGGAAAACCGTCACCAACTCCTTCACCATCGGCAAGGAAGCTGAAATCACCACCATGGATGGCAAGAAGCTCAAGGTAAAAGAATATCTATAATGTACACCTTTTTATCAAGTATATTGTCTGTTGATATCGTGAGCAAGAACTCAGTTTCACAAGAGCTATTTTTTTAATCctcaagtaaaaaaaagtacaaagatGAACCTGCACCAGTGAATCGTTTAGGCTAATAAGACCGAGTTAAAGGCTGGGTAGGCCATTCTCGGAGAGGCTAGCAACAGTGAGCTAGATTTGAAAGCGTAAGATCCCCATCCTCCCTTCAGAGAGTCTACAAAGCGTCACGAGAGACGGTGTTAAACTACAtcatgtctcaaagcacatGACATTACATTAAGTAAACATAAACAACTTAAAGAGCAGCACTTACCTGTACCAGACTGCTGCAGTTTCTTTTCGGCGTTGATCTGCCGCTCGGACTCGGAGTGTAACACACGTGTGCCACACgagtcctgaaaagtgaagccaaagtCGCCCCCTGGTGGCTGGATGCAGTACAGGTCATAAACTCCACCCTCTCCAtgaaatttaaagggatagttcaactaaaaatgaaaatttgatgtttctctgcttacccccagggtaTCAAAGATGtagttgtgtttgtttcttgagtggaaaacaaatgaatatttttaactccaaccattgctcgtataatgc
This DNA window, taken from Pseudorasbora parva isolate DD20220531a chromosome 7, ASM2467924v1, whole genome shotgun sequence, encodes the following:
- the fabp10a gene encoding fatty acid-binding protein 10-A, liver basic, which codes for MAFSGTWQVYTQENYEEFLRAIPLPEDIIKLAKDVKPVTEIQQNGNDFTITSKTPGKTVTNSFTIGKEAEITTMDGKKLKCIVKLEGGKLVCQTDRFSHIQELKGGEMVETLTVGGTTMVRKSKKI